The region ttggttcgtttcctcttggctcaaggtagcactaactataactggacgattcatctttttatcgaggaactcatatctcaggttcttaggcagttccttaagttctaaggttggtttcttagggcatggcataggatctggagtaagggataaacattcgtaaaggttatcatcgatgtagggtttcttaaagtcatcatcttcccttatgagagttggtggtaacttaattgtttttataatttctttttgttctaattctctaacacattcatcaatgatatctaaggtataacacgagtctcccatcacaggtgccataagaaatttcgaaagtataaattctattttctcgtcacctacctcaaatgtcaactttcctttcttaacatctattatggctcctgcagtcgataagaatggtctacctataaggattggtatatcattgtcctttttgatgtccatgacaacaaaatcagtagggataaacaactgacctatcctaacaggaacatcttctaaaatgcctatcggatacttaacagatctatcagctaactgaagtgacatcttagtgggctgtaattctcctaagtttaacctctcacaaactgctaaaggcattaggctcacactagctcctaagtctagaaaagctttttcgatgacatgattacccaaaaggcaaggaatggagaaatttccaggatctttatctttctttgctaatttgtcctcggaaatagcattacattccaaaggcttcggatcgtcgagtctacgtttgttggtaaggatgtctttgagaaactttgcataagaaggtatttgggtgatggcttctgtgaaaaagatttctacatgaagtttttctataactttaataaatttttgatactgtttattgatctgggtttgtttgagtctttgcggatatggtataggtggtttatatggcgggggtggtacgtaagttttatttttaggttcttctcctttttctcgaccttcctggttttcagattcctctggttcctttacttcgtcagtgggtttggtacattccttagaagttccgggttcactcaatctagggtttggtggctcatcctaagcgttcccacttcgtagggtaatggcattggcttgtcctctcggattttgttgaggatgtccagggaattgtcctccaggtgtagtctgaggggtttggtttaaagctacctgagagatctgggtttcaagcatcttggtatgagtaactatttggtcaaccttggttcctaactgagtaatcaattcgttaacatgaatgttttggttcatgaactccttgttttgttgggtttgagcggtgataaaattttccataattttctcaaggctcggctttggtggtacaggttgcataggttgatttgatctaggggccTGATAAataggtctcggaggtgcattattttggatagggttattgtttttataggagaagttcgggtgattcctccatccagggttataggtattagagtatgggttcccttgggtgtagttcacttgctcagagtgggtttcgtttaatatactgcattctgcagattggtgtcctttggtcccacatatctcacaatccgacgaaactgcggctacagtattcgggtttatgcacatatgctcgactttgagggctaatgcatccattttagcttgcatcatgtctatagagcttagttcatgcactcctccttgggcttcctttttctcaactgtcgctcgttcgactccccatgattgatggttttgagccatatcttcgatgagggcactagcttcaggataaggtttgttcatcagagcaccgcctgcggcagcgtcgatggtcatctttgtgttgtaatgaagtccattatagaaggtttgaatgattaaccaattttctaagccatgatgtgggcatgcttgtaacaactctttatatctctcccaagcttcgaacaacgattctccttggttttgggtaaatctagttatatggtttcgaagaacggcggttttacttgggggaaaatatctagcaagaaaaactcttctaaggttatcccaagtcgtaatggaattgggtggaagggaatctaaccatgatagggctttatctctgagggaaaaaggaaataatcttaaacgtattgcctcaggagaagctccattggttttaaaagtgtctgctaattgaagaaatattattaaatgttggtttgggttctcagtagcgagacctgcgaattgtctctgttgcactagttgcaacagggatggtttaagttcaaaattattagctgggatggttgggtttactatactagaactatgttattcattagatggttgagcgaaatccttaagaggtctttggttttgatcttcggccatagctctcttaattctatgaaagaataaacgtgcgcgagcgtaacgttcaggttccgccagagggtatactaagcttaaacttccggtgctgcgagtttTTCGCATTGAtcggcgggaaatagcctaagtctaaacgatataacaacagggaaatgaaatttgacgaaattgttccccggcaacggcgccaaaaacttgatgcggtgtttcgcaagtatacgaacgcgtcagagtaatataaaagattgtcgaatccacagagaccaagtgtcaatctatcgttatctattgttatggtgtttatcaaaggcaatcaaaataggtgtttttggagtgtgcaatgaaaagtaaagtgttgaataaagattaattaataaagacagggtcgaatgtaattcacgtaatcaattaataatccaagtacttgctaatagaattatttatgggcaatgtttcctactttgaaaagaactaatttaacaggaactgtcgctttcgcatattcagaaccgagttgtactccctaatcaaaccctcttattgtcacttataaaaaggcgcgcattgtgttagagtagtaaacctatttttaagaaatatagtatcttgactaagttgaaaagtattataacctaagtttcttaaccaaaagaggttcttacgaaccagactctaaacttataaacgcgtccgaaaatagttttaaaatctcttttcttcttaatgttaaaatatcctaatgaactaaacaaagcgctttcgctgtttttgaaatagttaaaaacaattaagtttaaaaagacgttggatggctttcgatcttacccaacggaattgaagtacgggaaaacttaagttgaaagttaaaatagcccttaagtgcttctacgaacaattgtacagattatcggttcaattacgattcttacattctaaccttataaatttagttagacatggtaaagtaaaagtgcattaatttaaataaaagtagtgcgagtgcggaaagtaaataaaagtagtgcgagtgcgagaaataaataaaagtagtgcgagtgcggaaaataaataatttaaagcgagtgcgaggaaataaataatttaaagcgagtgcgaggaaataaataatttaaagcgagtgcgaggaaataaataatttaaagcgagtgcgaggaaaataaataaagtaaagcgagtgcgggaaaataaataagataaaggcaagtaataaaaacctgctccaatcggagggttgaataaattgcaaagcggaaatgaaaatggcggtaggattaacttccttccaaagtgctccaaactcgattacagactctatcacagactcgattacacaattgtggtaacactccaatgcgaagcgattaccactttataatactgaatatatgcctaagtgaaacaaagttgctctgagtttgcctctgctctaagtttggatgcctgtaaaagtgatttcgagtttctatttataagcaagtaaaaagatggaaatgacaaggatgcccttcaacttgaaaatgggagggaaaaactttcctcttgtggcgcccgccacaaggccatggcgcccgccacaagcataagatgaggcgccttagtggaagtagtggggaacgtggaagttgagcttggacacgtcatggcagggtctatggcgccagccatggggtaggccacaagtacaaaatgctgaattttagggtttttagctctttttcactccttttctcgatcggggctccgattaaagtaaaaacctgaaaacaaaggaaaacatagcaataacacaacaaaatgataataaaacaactagaatgcatgtgaaatcggagtcgaaaatacggtaaatttcagtgttatcagaTGTACTATCTTAGCGGATAAGTCTAATGTATATATTGATGCTAAGTACACGTGGCTATTTAACAACCTTGAGCATTGCAGCTGGGCATGAGGGTGTGTTGCATTGACTTTTCTATATGATGCCCTTGGAGAGGCAACTGTTTTTTAGACTAGGCAACTTATCGATTATATGATTCTATTTCAGGTATAACTAAATTTTTAATTCTTATTATGTTAGTTCTATTTATGACATTATTTATTGTCATTTGAGTCTTTGTTAGTGTGCAATGTTGAATATACGAGCCTTTCCCGTCCATTTATGACTGAAAGGTTATTGCTATCACTAATGGGTTCCCACGAGCCAAGAGATGAAAGGGCAGACATGCACACCCGAGAGGTGTTATGGATTACAGGAAGACGATTGATACACTGGCTGTAGACGATGTCATATGGATACCCTACACATACCATACAATGAATAGAGGGGATGAGAAGTTTGATGATGCTATACTTTTTTCTAGTTATCTTCGATGGGACGGGTTAGTGGCTAGACACTTACTTGAGAGGTGTCTGCACCAGTATGGATATGTCCATGACATCCCACGACCAATCCATGATATTCCATATGAGGGCATTAATAGTCGGTTTCGTGGTAACGTTATGAGTTTTGCACCTCCCATTAGAGATTGTGCAATGGTGGTTCAGTTCCATACGGAGTGTGTGGGTGGGTATTTGGAGTGGTACCTTACAGTATCACACCCTTGCATCATCCCACCTAAGCAACATGAAGATGACTTTGTACCTTCTCATGTTGGATCTTCACATGCAGGATATTCTCATGTTGATGTCAGGGTACTTTCTGATGATGTATCACCACCTCCACATGATGCAAATAACGCTCAACGACTACATATGATATCAATCATTATGGATAACCTCATGGGTTTGGTGAACCCAGATGGCGAGGTTTACAGTTTGGAAGCGCATGTAACACACATAGCCCGTATGGGGCCTATTTAgacattattattatttttatgtATTATTTGTATATTATGTGGAATATTACCCAGAAATTTGCATAACACTATTTATTAGATAATATTTTGACACTTCCATTGATGCATGGCATGATGAACATAACTTAACATTCGACAAACTATATCTTAGACAGACGATTATATAACTTAAGAAATCAATAATATATAAGAAAACCTAAGCACTGCCAGACAATTCTGGATGTTTCAGCATCTTAATTATGTCATCGACAGATCTAGAAACTATTTCATTAAACTCCATTGGTCCTTTAGTTAGCCTACAATGATATGATCTCCAAATAACTTTCAAATCTTAATCGGTCTTCAACTCAACAAGGTTGTATTTCACCCTTCCACAAGTATCAATTCAATCTTTGTGAAACTCAATCTTTCTCACCTTTATATCATCGATGTCTGGCAATAAATCATTCAATGTGGATCTCAAGACAGCGGGACATGCGATTTCTTTCGGAAGCCGAAACTCTACGGGAGGTCTCGCCCCGTTGAAATGCACTTCTACCTTAATCAAAATTGTGGAAGAGACATTCTTTGATGTTTTCCCAACAACAGATGACCCCTATTTATACAACTTTAGATTCATTATAAATCACACAAAATGGTCGGTGCAATCACAATCGTACAAAAGTATCGACAATATCTCAACCATTCAATTTCACTCTTTTTATAACTACCAGATTTTTTACTCATGGATATAATATATGGTAACATCCGAATGTTTTAAAAAAACTGATACTAATCAAAATTCTGGTTAACCAAAATTTTCATACATActtccagattttttgcatggTTCCGAATTTTTTAGTTTGTTCCACCAGATATATTGTCTGAACTTTTGGCTTCAATTTTCACAAGGGCAACATTGGTATTATTGAAatatggggggggggggggggggggtgcCAAGTAAAATTTAGGGGGTGGCATGAAGAAACCTATTATTTTCTCTATAAACAACCCAAACAAAAGCCGGCCACCATATAATTAGCAGGATTTAACTTATCACCCCCCAGTTATAATTGGTACCCCGCATATTTCTTTAATTCCAAAATTATCTCTGGTCAAAATTTCTTGGAAATCTCCGAACTAAATTTTCGGTAGGTGTTATGTACCGAAAATTTTACAATTTTCGATATATGTGATACATTACTTGTATTTTTTCAATTTGCCATGTCATACCGAGAATTTTAACTTAATGAAGTTTCTGGTAGTGTTAAACTCCAAGAGCTACGATTTTGCCGATATTTTGTACGGTCGTGATTGCACCAACTATTTTGTATGGTCCAGAACAATTACAAAGTTGTATAAATAGGGGTTATGTGTTGCTAGCTTGCATAACATCACACAATGCCCGTTCCTCTATTTCTGTTCAAGGTAGAAGTGTGCTACAACGGGGAGAAACTTCCTGTACAGTTTGGAATTCGGAAGTCGCCTCATGTCTCACCATTTTGAAAGACAAGCTGAATTATTTGTTGCCTGACATAAATAATATAAGGGTGGTTAAGATCTGGTTTCGTATAAATCTGATCGATAATGAGGGAAAGGCTACATACAAACTTATTGAGTTGAATACCTATAAATATTTGAAGGCTATATGGAGAACAATTCACCGTAGGATAACTAAGAGACCGATCGAATTGTTCTCCATATAGCCTTCAAATCTTCATAGTCATCTGGTCGTAGTGGCTAGGTTTTGTCATGTATTATTCTCATTTTTAATGGTAATGTATTAAGTTATGTTCATCTTGtaataataaaaatgataaaatattatGTTATAAATAATATGATGCATATGTCTAAATAAATAGTACATATAATACAAAAAAATAATATAACAATGTCTAGATAGGTCCCCGATGGGTTATGTGTGCTACCTGCGATAATCTGGTAAATATATCATCATATGGGTTTACCAAACCCACGATGTCATCCATGATAAcaacgatcatctgcagaagcTGCCGACCTTCCATTTCCTCGCCCCTGGGGAGTCAGGAGGACAACGATGCACCCTCCTATCACAAATGCTAGGGAAATGCTCATATATCCAACACTAATAAAAGAACATAGACAAATCAATAAATATTATACATAACAATTAAATAAGAGCTAAATTACAAATAATACTTTTTAATATACATGCAGTAGACTCAAATAGCCAAAGAACCGCTTCGTCTCAAAGGCAACCGCAACTCCCAAGGTAGGATAGTCAAAACAACGCAACCCCAAGTTCAACTGGTAGACTCAAGACTGCTGAACAACCACATGTACCGAGCATCAATTTATATATGAAATTTATCCATAAAGATATTACATGTTACTAGATCTAGCAGTACACCCTTGTGGTTGCCTCATACATGTGCCACCCCACCATCTCATCACACCTCTCCCGTAACAAGAACATCTGAAGGTGAGCTCCCATGTTAAAGTCAAACTCCTCCAGCACACACTTTTGAGTAACTCCCAGATCCCGTGTAGCCTGTATATACGCAAAGTCTTGCTTAATAACATGAGCGGGGAAAAATCTACCGTCAATGGGGAGATGGAACAATGAGGAGACATCATCAAGAGTGATAGTCATCTCTCTAAATAAAAGATGAAAGAAAGATGTCTTCTTATACAATCACTCAACAAAAACAGTAAAGAGTGCATCATAAAGCATCGTGAGCGAGCAGTCGACCCTAAAAAGATGAAAAAAATAATTAGAAATTGAACTAACTACAGGAAAACTCAAAATTCTGAAAAATTGGATTTCTCAATAAATATACCGAAAAATTCGGAATTCCCGATAAAAACTCATAATTTATGATTTTTTATTGGAAATTCCAACACTGTCGataaaaatgcatgaaaaacgaTAAAGAAAACACTTATTAGAAAGTTCCGGTATGCTTATCGTGATTTTCAATATCGTCTGAGAGCTTTCAAGATTTGTGCAAATTTTTAGTTAATTTAATAATATGATAAATTCACTAAATATATGGAGGTGTCGGCTACAACCGAAGGGTGAAAAACATATAGAATAAGCccatttgaaaaaaaaaattcaagaataaataaataaataaaaatctaATTTCCAATCTTCAAAAGTGTGGAAGAAAAGGGGAAGAAGAGGGAAAGCCAAAACGAAAACCGAAATACACAAACAAGATTAGAGCGCCTTACAAATACTCCTCACAGTCTCAAATATAAAAGAGAAAGAAACTAAGCACAAACGATTACTCCCTCTTCTTCTTTGTTCAACTTCCGCTCAAGTATAAAACCCTAGTAATCTCATTTCTTTCTTTCTAGAATCTTCAATCCAAGATCCATCAACTTGCGGTTACTCGGGTCAAGTAAATGTGTGATCCCTCTGGTATCCACTTCAACGTTCATTCCGATTTCTCCTCTAGTTCCGACTGCTGCCGTGATTCACCACCGTCGCCGTCCGTAAACAAACTGTTACTCAACAATGCTGGCCGTGGTGCGACTGCACCTCCCTTCTGATATTCCCATTGTTGGCATCGAACTCTCGCCGTATGTTCTTATTCGCCGCCTTGATTCAACTGTTACTGCCGATGATATTCCTGAAACCTCCCCTGTAGACGGCCATTTCTTGCGCTACAAGTGGTTCGTTTTTTTTTCTCTCCCTCTCTTTCTTTATTTCAATTCTTTTTTTTACGCGGTTTGTATTGTTCATCCAAAATTCAAACTGTTCTTCCAAGAATTGTCGTTAACATGCTCTTTAAGTGAAGCTCGTTAGTATACTTCATCCATTTTcttgttatttctttgttttgtATGCGGTTTGATTAATGTTGAAGTTGCAATAGGTATTGTTCAATCTTGTGTATTTAGTATTGCTATTAGGTTTTCTTGGTGTTAGCCCTATGGTTTCTTGGCAATTCAGAGTTCCGCAAGCCTAACCAAGAACTGTTCACCTGATATTCACATTCGGATCCTTCCAAAggatttgtttgttcttgtttaCTCCTTATTTGTTACATTCCTATGATTTATGGACTGTTCTTTAAGTTATTGGATTAATTTTGTTTGAAGTTTTGAAGCTAATTGAAAATTGGATGAAGTATATTGTAGTTGATAATGTGTGTCTGTGCTAGTTCGTTGCTAGAGATAATCTTTTCTAACTGTATCATTTTGGTCGCTTTTTTAGGCAGTACTTAGTATGGTATAATAGAATGCTGATGAATACATATATGTGCATTTTATGTTCTTAGGGATTGCATCATATAATTATAACTGTTAGTAATGGTTCATTGGACTGGTATTATAATAGTTTGCGTTCTTTTATGAACGTCTCATGTTGATATTTCTTTTGCCTCCTATGGTGTCACTGAGTATTGGCATGCAGTCAGATGGTTGAGTGGAGACATATATTAGTTCAGTAATATGATTGCATTGTAATTACTTTATGCATGAGATGGGCTAGTATTGAGACGTGGTctttaattttattataaaatcCGTTTGTTGATAATAGGTTGTGCCTGTAATGATTTTATATTATGATGGAGTTTCTATGTATTAATATGTTCTGTATTTGGTTACTTCGTATATtttgttttttgttgtttttaatttatttttcatttgtgAATGATGCACTATTAGAAAGATATTGAGATTAACGGGTTGGATAGAGATATGTCTTTGATTGAACACTATGGTGTCATTTGATCCATGTAGCCAACCCCACTTGGTGGGATAAGACTTGGTTGTTGTTGTGAATGATGCACATATTTTTTAGCTCTTGGTTTAGGTGAGATAGTAAGTTGATCCCATGTTCTGCAACTTTGTACTTTTCTATTGATATGATGTAGTGGCCGGGCTTTTCTATTTTAACACTGCATCTTTTGACCCTTATTTGTGGCAGGTATCGTGTACAAAGTGATAAAAATGTTGCTGTATGTAGCATACATCCATCTGAGCCGGCCACATTACAGTGTCTAGCCTGTCTTAAGCCCCAAATACCTGTTGCTAAAAGTTACCACTGCAGCCCAAAGTGTTTTCGAGATGCATGGCCGCACCATCGTGCCTTACATGAGCGTGCTGCAAATGTAGTTAGTGGAAATGAGGACAAATTTGGGCGTTTTAATAATTCTGTCTCAAGTGCTAACTTGACGATTGGATATACACCTCCTATGTATCCAGCAGGTATCAAACATGGCGATGAAACTTGGTTCGAAGTTGGACGAACTAAGAATTATACCCCAACTGCCGATGACATTGGTCATGCTCTTAAGTTTGAATGTTCTATAGCTAATGAAGTGACAAAATTACGTGTGGGGCAACCTAACACTTTATTAACTAATCGGGTCATTACTGCTCCTTCACCTACTCCACGTCAGCTGATACATGTTGATGGGATGGGGCATTTAGATCTAGATAGGCGGGGAAGTTTTACTGTTATGTCATACAAGGTATTGTCCGAGACATGTGCCTCAAATGATCTGTATAATTACTGCCCTCCATGGGCACTTTCTTGGCCATATCGCAGGCAAAATTTATTACGGGAAATTGTTGGTTACCGTGCAGACATTATTTGCCTTCAGGAGGTACATTAACATGTTCTTGGTTATGGTTTTGCATTAATATTCTTATTTATTTCACTTTTTTTACCCGTCTTTAAAGTTTAATTCCTGTTTGTTTTGATGAACACTTGATTATGGAATTGGTTGTGCCAAAATATCTGGCTATTCAATTATATTGAAAGTTGTATTGCTACAGATATAGATGATTAGAATGCTCTTACGGATTGCATAAATTACAAAAAACATTACTTTAATTTCCATGCATGTGAATGCGTGTtgtcttttcttttttgatgacGGGTGGGGCGGGGAGATGGGAGTTTGAGTTAGAATTCTTTATTTTCTTATGTCATTGTAGTTCATAATCCAGTCCCTTAGAAACGCATGACAACATTATGTAGAAGATAACAAATCACCTTTTTTTCTCCAGGTTCAAAATGACCATTATGACGATTTTTTTTCCCCTGAATTAGACAAACATGGCTATTACGGTATTTTCAAGAGAAAAACAACCGAGGTGATTGCAATACTCTGATCCCATGTGGTCTTTAAATCTTCATCTTTTTTAGTTAACC is a window of Lathyrus oleraceus cultivar Zhongwan6 chromosome 6, CAAS_Psat_ZW6_1.0, whole genome shotgun sequence DNA encoding:
- the LOC127094711 gene encoding carbon catabolite repressor protein 4 homolog 2, whose amino-acid sequence is MLAVVRLHLPSDIPIVGIELSPYVLIRRLDSTVTADDIPETSPVDGHFLRYKWYRVQSDKNVAVCSIHPSEPATLQCLACLKPQIPVAKSYHCSPKCFRDAWPHHRALHERAANVVSGNEDKFGRFNNSVSSANLTIGYTPPMYPAGIKHGDETWFEVGRTKNYTPTADDIGHALKFECSIANEVTKLRVGQPNTLLTNRVITAPSPTPRQLIHVDGMGHLDLDRRGSFTVMSYKVLSETCASNDLYNYCPPWALSWPYRRQNLLREIVGYRADIICLQEVQNDHYDDFFSPELDKHGYYGIFKRKTTEVPGGKTIDGCATFYRRDKFAHVKKYEVEFNKAAQSLTEAVIPTTQKKIALNRLVKDNVALIMVLEMKVNNQIADTLAKKQLVCVANTHVHVQQDLKDVKLWQVHTLLKGLEKIAASADIPMLVCGDFNSVPGSAPHALLALGKVDPSHHDLTVDPLNILHPHNKLVHQLPLVSAYTAFARTVGVAFEQHKRRLDSRTNEPLFTSVTRDFVGTLDYIFYSADLLTVASLLELLDEESLRKDTALPSPGWSSDHIALLAEFRCQNKSWH